The Myroides fluvii region GTGCCATATGGCAGATTGCTAATGATTTAAGAGGAAGTGTTGATGGATGGGATTTTAAATCCTATGTTTTAGGGATTTTATTTTATCGTTTTATCTCAGAAAATTTAACAACACATATCAATAAAGCAGAATGGGAAACAGGGAATACTGATTTCGATTTCGCGAAACTTTCAGATGAAAATGCCGAATTTGGTAGAACAGATACCGTTTCTGAAAAAGGTTTTTTTATTCTCCCTTCCGAATTATTCCAAAACGTACAAAAAAATGCTGAGAACAATCCAAATTTAAATGTGGATTTACATCGCATTTTTAAAGATATCGAATCCTCAGCTAACGGCACCGAAAGTGAAGATGATTTAAAAGGACTGTTTGACGATGTGGATGTGAACAGCAACAAATTAGGAGGAACAGTTGAACAACGTAATACACGTTTAGCTAAAATACTAAACGCAATTGCTGGACTCAAACTAGGTGATTACCAAGATAATAATATTGATGCTTTCGGTGATGCTTATGAGTACCTGATGACCATGTATGCTAGTAATGCAGGTAAATCAGGTGGTGAGTTTTTTACACCTCAGGAGGTTTCTGAGTTATTAGCTGAAATTACAGTTGTCGGTAAAACAGAAGTAAATAAAGTGTATGATCCTGCATGTGGTTCAGGTTCTTTGTTATTAAAGTTTGCCAAAGTATTGGGTAAAGACAATGTGCGCCAAGGCTTTTATGGTCAAGAAACCAATATTACAACCTATAACCTTTGTCGTATCAATATGTTTTTGCACGATATTAATTTCGAGAAATTTAATATCGCACATGGCGATACCTTGATGGATCCAATGCATTGGGACGACGAACCGTTTGACGCCATTGTTTCTAATCCACCGTATTCTATTAAATGGGACGGTGATGCCAATCCACTATTGATTAACGATCCTCGTTTTGCACCTGCTGGCGTTTTAGCTCCTAAATCTAAAGCTGATTTAGCGTTTACCATGCACATGCTTTCGTGGTTAGCAACTTCTGGAACGGCGGCTATTGTTGAATTTCCTGGGGTATTGTACCGTGGTGGTGCAGAACAAAAAATTCGTAAATACTTAATTGATAACAATTATGTTGATACAGTAATTCAATTACCGCCCGACTTATTCTTTGGTACAACCATAGCTACTTGTATTATCGTTTTAAAGAAAAGTAAAAAAGATAATGCAACCTTGTTTATTGATGCTTCTGCCGAATTTGTGCGTGGAGGAAATAAGAATAAATTATCGGACGACAACCGCAAAAAGATTTTAAATACATTTATTTCTCGAGAAAGTGTCGATCATTTTGCACGTTTAGTACAAAACAGTGAGATTGCAGAGAACGATTACAATATTGCTGTAAGTAGCTATGTAGAACAAGAAGATACTACAGAGAAAATAAACATTGTAGAATTAAATCAGCGCATTAAAGATATTGTAATAAAGCAACAAGAGTTACGCATGGCTATTGATGCTATTGTGAATGATTTAGAAAATAAATAAAAGCTGAAGTTATGAATAAAGAATTACAGTTTTTAATATACAATACACCACAGTTCAATACCAAGATTAATGTGGTGGTAAAGGACGAAACCATTTGGCTTACACAAAAGGCGATGGCAGAGCTTTTTGATGTTAAGGTACCTGCAATCAGTAAGCATTTAAAAAACATTTTTGAAGAAGGCGAACTTGACGAAGAACTGGTTATTTCCAAAATGGAAACAACCACTCCACATGGCGCTATTGCAGAAAAAACACAAACAAAAGAAACCAATTTCTATAATCTTGATGCGATTATTTCTGTTGGTTATCGCGTAAATTCTTCAAAAGCAACTCAATTCCGTATTTGGGCAACCAATACTTTAAAAGAGTTTATAACCAAAGGTTTTGTCATAGATGATGAACGTTTAAAACAAGGTAAAACGGCTTTTGGAAAAGATTATTTTCGTGAACTACTAGATAGAGTTCGCTCGATTCGTGCGAGTGAACGAAGAGTGTACCAGCAAATTACCGATATTTTTGCTGAGTGCAGTATCGATTATAATCCGCAATCAGAAATTACCAAGAACTTCTATGCTATGGTACAAAATAAATTTCATTTTGCTATAACAGGCCATACAGCAGCCGAAATTATTTATAAAAAAGCTGATGCACAGAAGGAAAATATGGGCTTAATTACATGGAAAAATGCACCGGATGGGCGTATTTTAAAATTAGACACTTCGGTAGCTAAAAATTATCTGGAAGAAAAAGAAATTAAACAGCTTGAACGTACCGTAACCTCTTACTTTGATTATATCGAAAATTTAATTGAGCGCGAAAACACCTTTACCATGGAAAGTTTAGCAAACAGTGTAGATAAGTTTTTAAATTTTAATGAATTTAAAGTATTGGAAGGTAAAGAAACAAAATCGCATAAACAAGCTATTGCTAAGGCAGAAAAAGAATACGACTGGTTTAACAAAACCCAAAAAATAGTCTCGGACTTTGACAAAGAAATTAAAAAACTAACCCAAAAAGGAAAAAATAATGAGTAAGATAGAAAATTTGATTGCGCAGTATTGTCCTGATGGGGTGGAATATAAAAAGCTTGGTGAAATTTGTCAAAACATTTCTACAGGCAAGTTAAATGCAAATGCTATGGTCGAAAATGGTAGATATCCATTTTTCACTTGTGATTCTAAACCTTATAAAATAGATGAATATAAATTTGATACCGAAGCTATTTTAGTTTCTGGAAATGGCAGTCAAGTGGGGCATGTCAACTATTATAAAGGAAGATTTAATGCATATCAAAGAACATACGTTTTAAGTGAATTTCTAGAAGTAAATATTTGGTATATCTATTTTTATTTTAAACAATATCTAAGAGAATATATATTTATACATTCTAAAAAAGGATCAATACCTTATATTACTCTTCCAATGTTGAAGAACTTTCGAATCCCGATTCCACCACTTCCTTTACAAAAAGAAATAGTACGCATTCTCGACAAGTTTACTGAGCTGGAGGCTGAGCTGGAGGCTGAGCTGGAGGCGCGTACGCACCAATATGATTACTATCGTAATCAAATGCTTTCGTTTGAAGGAAAAAATGTGGAGTGGAAAGCATTAGGGAATATTGGTGAGTTGGTAAGAGGTAACGGACTACCCAAAACGGATTTCACTGAAAGTGGCGTACCTGCTATTCATTACGGTCAAATATATACTTATTATGGCATCTTTACTTCAAAAACAATTTCTTTTGTTTCTACAGAAACTGCAAAAAAACTACGAAAAGTTAATTGTGGAGATGTTGTAATAACTAATACCAGTGAAAATTTAGAAGATGTAGGAAAAGCCGTTGTATATCTTGGAGATAAACAAGCTGTTACTGGCGGTCATGCTACGATTTTTAAACCTTCAAAAGATATCATAGGGAAATTCTTCGCCTATTTTACTCAAACAGCTCATTTTTCAAAACAAAAAAGAGTTTATGCAAAAGGTACAAAAGTTATTGATGTTTCAGCAAAAGATATGGCTAAAATATTAATTCCCATCCCACCAATAGAAGAACAAGAACGCATCGTATCTATTTTAGACAAATTTGATGCATTAGTCAATGATATTTCTACAGGATTGCCAGCAGAGATACAAGCACGCAGACAACAATATGAGTATTATAGAGAAAAATTATTAACGTTTGAGCCAATAGCTGTGGCTCAGTAAATCGAATGTAAGCATATGGCAACCAATTATAACCTTATTTCGGAAAACTCAGAATCTACTGTCGTTTCAGAATACACTACCGAATATAAAAGAGATGTAAAATATCAATCCGAAGCCGAATTAGAAAAAGCTTTTATTGAATTGCTTCAAAAGCAAGCCTATGAGTTTTTGCCTATTACAAGCAATCAGCAATTGGTAGATAACCTGCGCGCACAGTTAGAAAAACTCAATGAGTATCAGTTTACAGAAAAAGAATGGAAACAATTTTTTGAAGGTAAACTGTCTAACCCCAACAGCAATATCGAAGATAAAACCCGATTAATTCAAGAAGATTATATTCAGGCTTTAGAATGCGAAGATGGTTCGTTGCGCAATATTTATCTCATTGATAAAAAGAATATTCACAACAATCTGCTTCAAGTCATCAATCAGTACGAAACAGCTGAAGGGAAACGTGCCAATCGCTATGATGTTACCGTTTTGGTCAATGGTTTGCCTATGGTGCATATCGAACTAAAAAAACGTGGTGTTTCGCTACAAGAAGCCTTTAACCAGATCAATCGTTATGAAAGGGAATCGTTTTGGGCAGATAGTGGTTTGTTTCAATTTGTACAGTTGTTTGTTATTTCAAATGGCACATTAACCAAGTATTATAGCAATACTACACGTTATACGCATTTAAAAGAAAAGGAGAGACAAGGTTCAAAGAAATCAAAAACTAGTAATAGCTACGAGTTTACTTCCTGGTGGGCAGATGGTAGTAATAACCCTATTTTAGATTTAATGGATTTTGGAAAAACCTTTTTTGCCAAACATTCTATTTTAAATATCATTACCAAATATTGTGTGTTTACTTCGGATAAGTTGTTGCTAGTCATGCGACCTTATCAAATTGTAGCAACCGAACGCATTTTACTGAAAATCAATGTTTCTAATAACTATAAAAAATATGGAACCATTGATGCAGGCGGATACATATGGCACACAACAGGTTCAGGAAAAACCTTAACTTCCTTCAAAACGGCACAGTTAGCAAGTAAATTGCCTTTTATTGAAAAAGTAATCTTTGTAGTTGATCGCAAAGATTTGGATTACCAGACAATGAAAGAATATGATAAGTTTGAAAGAGGTGCGGCTAATAGTAACACCAATACAGCAGTCCTAAAGAAACAATTAGATGATCCGAATGCAAGGATTATTATTACAACAATTCAAAAGCTGTCGATTTTAATTAAGAAACAGAAAAATCATCGTATTTATGGCAAACCTGTCGTCTTTATATTTGATGAGTGCCACCGATCACAATTTGGTGATATGCACGAATCGATTACCAATGCATTTAAGAAATACTTTCTCTTTGGTTTTACAGGAACACCTATTTTTGCAAAAAATTCGAACAGCGGAGGAAAACCACATTTAAAAACGACCGTTCAGGCGTTTGGTTGTTATGGACACGGCAATCCAATAAATTGTCCTGAAACCAGTCATCAATCGGCTATTCATACCTATACGATTGTTGATGCAATATCCGATAAAAATGTATTGCCTTTCCGAGTAGATTATATCCGTACAATAAAAGAAAAAGAAGACATAACAGACCAAAAAGTTAGAGATATTGATCGCGAAAAAATTCTATTATCACCTCAATACATCGCTAATAATGTAGGCTATATTCTAGAACATTTCGATCAAAAAACAATGCGCAACTCTAAGCCGTATTACATGACTACACTTGCCAACGTGCATGAAGTGTCGTCGGCAAAAGATCGCAACAAGATCGAAGAAATCAAGGAAAAAATAAGGCTGAGCGGATTTAATTCCATCTTTGCGGTTTCTTCTATTGATGCTGCTAAGTTGTATTATGAAGAGTTTAAACGTCAGCAAAAAGAAGTCCCAGAATTACGCAAATTAAAAATCGCTACGATATTCAGCTTTGGACAAAATGATGCGGAAGAAGATGGTGTTGAAGATGAAAATTCAGAATCAACAGAAGGGTTGAGTGCATCGCATCGTGATTTCTTAGATCATGCTATCATCGATTATAATTTGGAATTTAAAACCAATTATGATACATCATCAGATAAATTTCAAAACTATTACAAAGATGTTTCGCTACGCATGAAGAATCGAGAAATCGATTTGCTAATTGTAGTAAATATGTTTTTAACTGGTTTTGATGCGACTACTTTGAATACACTTTGGGTGGATAAGAACTTGCGTATGCACGGTTTATTACAAGCTTTTTCAAGAACCAATCGAATTCTAAATTCTATTAAGACTTTTGGAAATATCGTTTGTTTCCGAAACTTGGAAGAGAATACCAACGAAGCTTTAGCACTTTTTGGAAATAGAGATGCTGGTGGAATTGTATTGCTGAAAACCTTTGATGAATATTATTACGGTTATAATGATGGCAAAAAAGATATTAAAGGTTATGAAGAATTAGCTCAAGAACTATTGGAAAGATTTCCAATAGGTGTACATATTCTTGGAGAGGAAGCTCAAAAAGAGTTTATTCGGCTATATGGAGCTCTTTTAAAACTGAAAAACATTCTGAATTCTTTTGATGATTTTGCTGGAAAAGAAATTCTATCAGACCGAGATTTTCAAGATTACCACAGTATGTACATCGAATTGTACAATCAATTTAGAGGTCAAAGCGGTGGCGATCGTGAAAATGTAGTAGACGATATTGAATTCGAAATGGAGTTGATTAAACAGGTAGAAATCAATATCGACTATATCCTGATGCTTATCCGTAAATACTACGAAAGTAATATGAAGGACAAAGAGATTATCGTCAATATTCAAAAGGCTATCGACTCTAGTATTGATTTGAGAAACAAAAAAGAGTTAATTGAAAAGTTTGTCGATTCGCTAACACCATCATCTAATGTAGATGAAGACTGGCAGAACTATGTAAAAGAACAAAAAGAAGCTGAACTAAATAAGATCATTGCAGAAGAAGGCTTAAAAGAAGAAGAAACCAAAACCTTCGTTGATAATTCTTTCAAGAATGGTGAAATACAATCTGCAGGAACTTCATTTGCAGGCATCCTCCCTCCTGTTTCTAGATTCTCCCCGACAGGTGATTTAGCTAAGAAAAAGGAAACGGTATTGGAGAAATTGAAAGCTTATTTCGATCGTTTTTTTAATATAAGTTAAAGGAAAATCATTAATAAAATGAGACTTTAAGTGATCGAAAAAATCACTTTTTACCATTATTCAAATATAACTTATCATAATTTACAGCCTTCGAATTGAAGGCTTTTTTCTTTTTATACTCAGAATTATATACGCTTCACATTTTTCTTTTAGTTTCTTATGTTTTGTTTTGATATTTTTACGTTAAAATATATCACTTTACTTAACAAAAACATGTATAAAAATTTAGACGAATTAATTGAAAAATACAAATCAATTACCAGTAATAACTCTCATTTAACTAATAATATTCAAGAAATCATACAGAGAGGAATAACTTTTCAGTATGATGAAAACGAAACAGACGCAAATCTTCTTTTTCTTGGAATGAATCCTTCATTTGGAGGAGATGTAATTGATGGAATATTTCCTTGGACAAAAGAGTTTTCTAAAGATTTAAATTATTTCAAACCCTTTTTCAGTATTGAAGAACAGTTAAAGAATGAGTATCAAATAGACTTAAAGTGGACTCATTTTGATCTTTTTGTTTTCAGGGAAACGAAGCAAGCTCGAATCGAAAATATTTTTATGAGCAATGAAGAAGGGCGTGTTTTTCTTTTTCAACAGCTTGAGGTTCTAAAAGAAAGGCTATTACGTACAAAACCAAAAGTAATTGTGGCAAGTAATGCTTTGATAAGAACCTTTTTAGGTATGAATAGACACCATGATAAAAATGGTAATGAAGTTGGTGTTTGGTTAGGAGACTGGATCAAATTTGAGTTTGATAAAACTATCGGAACACATGTTATATCTGAGCCTATAGAATTAAAGGGAACTAAGATTTTCTTTACAAGTATGCTTAGTGGACAGAGAGCCTTAGATTTAGGCACAAGAGAGCGTTTGGTATGGCATATTGCAGAAGTGTTGAAGTAAACTTTTCAACTTTTTATAAGAATCAATTGTGTGAATCTATCAACATAAATGAAATTTTAATAAGAATCGATAATGGAAGAATTAGAGAAAAAAGCATGGAAAGAAGCATTGGAATATGCCTTTGAACAAGCTGATAAAAATCCTTGGGACAAGAGTCAAAATTATAGAGATTATGCGATAGAGCATGCAGGTAAATTATATCCGAATAAAATTATCTATAATTATGCTTTAGATTTTCTTTCAACTAATTATCAAACCATTTATGACAATGAAAACAAAAATAATCCTGGTGTTGGAAAAAAGATGAATACTTACTTGGAAAGCAAAGGAGCTAATGCAATAACTCTAAATCAAGCGATGGACTCTAATGTGAATTATTGGCTCTATCAACCTGGTGAAAATGCACGTCTTTGGAATGAATTTTATGAGAAATCTATTATTGGACTAGGCTGGGATGATTTAGGAGATTTATCATTATATATATCAAAAGACGATATTGTTAAAGAACTCCAAGCGATATACCAAACAGAATCTTCTAAAAAGAATGATGCAACAGCCAATTGGGATTTTTGCCAAAACATGCAAATTGGCGATATTGTACTAATAAAGAAAGGCAAGCGAAAACTTTTAGGATATGGTGAAGTTATATCTGATTATATTTTCGATGCTGAACGTGAAGAATATGCGAGTATCAGAAATGTAAAATGGATCAAAAAAGGTGAATGGGATATAGATTTCGATTTAGTTTTAAAAACACTAACGATAATAACAGATTATGACTCTGATGTTTTAAAAGGACAAAAATACTATCAATACCTACTATCAATCATGAATGGCAATATAAACAGAGTGAATTCTGAGCGAATAAACCTCATAAACTATAAGAAACAAATCATTCTCCAAGGTCCTCCAGGCACTGGGAAAACAAGAGAAGCCAAATTGATAGCTATAGAAATGCTGAACTTGCAAGATGTAAAAGACTTAGAAGGGAACGATCAATTTAAATTAATACAGTTTCACCCTAGTTACACCTACGAAGATTTTGTAAGGGGAATTGTCTCCAAACCTAACGAAGATGGAGATGGAATTATTTATGAAGCTGAAAATAAATTATTAGCTGACTTTGCTCAAAAAGCATTAGATAATTATTTTGAATCTAATAAAATAAATGTAGTTATTCATGAAGACAGTTCAATCTTTGAGGCCTTTATTGAAAATATTAAAGATGAGCTAGCGCAAAACGAACATCATAAATATGATATAACTGAAGCTGTTTATCTTTTTTCAGCAGACGAAACACGTTTTAAATATAAAGGGGATAATTGGGTTGCACATAGTAAGGGATTAAATATGAAATTTTCTGAATTAAAGAAAATTATTGATTCAGGAGCAACCGAACGTCAAGATATTAAGAAAATGACAGATGTTGAAGAATTAACTCGTCAGCATGCAACTTATTTTATTAAGATTGTTGAAAAATATTATACTTTCAAACAAACATTTAAAGACTCCATTCCATTTCAACATCGTACTGAATTAAAGAACTATGTGTTAATTATTGATGAAATCAATCGAGCTAACCTTTCCTCTGTCTTAGGTGAATTAATTTATGCTTTAGAATATCGTGGAGAAGCGGTTGAGAGTATGTATGCAGTTGATAATGATAACAAATTAGTATTACCTCCAAACCTTTACATTATTGGTACCATGAATACAGCCGATCGTTCGGTTGGTCATATCGATTATGCCATTCGCAGAAGGTTTGCTTTTGTGGATGTACTGCCAAAAAACTTAACTTCGGAATTAGGAAATCGTTTTGAACTAGCGAAGTTTGCGAAAGTTGCTTCGTTATTTGTTAAGGATTATAACTCTGAAATAGATTATAATAATGATGCTACTGTAATTGAAAGATCGGAACATTTAACTCATGATTTTGATCCTAAGGATGTGTGGCTTGGTCATTCTTACTTCATGAAACAATATAATAAAGATGTTAACAGAGATGAAATAGAAGAAAATTCGATTGATTTTAACCTAAGAATAAAATATGAAATTAAACCAATTCTAGAAGAATATATCAAAGATGGTATATTAAAAGAAACGGCAAGAGAGATCATTAATTCTTTATAAGTATGCTCAAGATATCTGAACATTTCGAATATTATCACGAAAAAAAAGTACATTGGGAACGTTTTAATGCTGTTTCACAAAAGGAACAGTATTGTTCTGGTGAAATTCTAGAAGATTCTATTCACTTTCAATCCAACAAAGATTCATTATGCGCCTCTATTTCCTTTTTTAGGGACGTAGAAAGCATGAGTGTAAATTCTTGTGCCATAAAATCTACCTATTATATAGGGTTAGATCGGTTTCCTAAACTAGAGTTGAATGTTTATATAGAACCTAAAATTAATGATGTCCTAAAAGTTGATTATATTCAAATGCTGATAGAAGCCTTAACAGATTCAGAAAACTTTGATCATTTAGAAGGGTTAACTCAAACTAAATGGGAAGAGCCGTGGATTGAAATCGAAACGACACAGCAGCTATTATTAACCCCTTTTCTCTTAGCTCAATACTTAGCTATAGTAAAAAGCATGGTGAAAAAAGGACTCAAAAAGTCCTATTATACTGTTACAGCTAATTTGACTAATCGTGTAAAAGGTAAAGTTTTGGTTGGACAGCAGATCAAACAAAATATTCTTAAAAATAGACTTACCAAAACAGTTTGTCAATATCAAGAATTTGGTTATGATACAGAGGTAAACCAATTTCTAAAATTTGTACTTCAAAAAATATCATCCTTACTGAATGACTATCGCTCTAATAAAGAGTTTTCAAACAACTTACACGAATTGTTAGTCTTCAACCAAGGAGCTTTTCAACAAATTAGCAATCAATCATTTAGAGAATTAAAATATAAAGAAAACAATCCGTTCTATAGAAATTATAACAAGGCCATTGAATTAGGTAATCAGATATTAAAATTGATAGACAATAATATTTCAAAACCTACTCAAATAAATAAAGTAAAATATCCTCCATTTTGGATTGACATGAGTAAGCTCTTTGAGTTGTATACATTTAAGAAACTACGTGAACAATTTCCAAATGAAGGAGAAGTAAAATACCATTTTAAAGTCAATCGACAAGAACCAGATTTTATTTTAAATACGAATTGCGGTCTTAAAGCAGTTGTAGATGCAAAGTACAAACCTAGATACAAAAAAGGAAATCCATCAATGGAAGACGCAAGACAACTAGCTGGATATACCAGATTAAATACAATCTATAAAGAATTAGGAATTAATGATGATAATATAATACCGGCGTATTTTATATACCCAAAGGATATGCTAATTGAAAAGGTTGGAGACGAATCGGCTGAAATAAATTTTGATAACAGCATTGATAGTGATGTTTTTCCTTTCTTTCATACACCAAGGAAATCGAGTACCTATAGACAAATGTATTTGCAAGAGATAGAATTGATAAACGTTTAAATTATAATTTTAACTCACCACATCTGCATCACATAATTACTATAACTAATTATAAATCAAGCGATATAAGATATTGTATCGGGAAATAACCTGTCTTTTTAATACTTTTATTTGGTTTGAAATACTTTAAAAACCAAATAATTAAGTGTTAAATATCTTTATAAAATGTCCTTATTTTCTATATTTAGTAACCCATTTGTACCCCACTTTAAAATTATGTGGTACAAATGGGTTACTAAATGAGTTTCCCTAACCTCATCACTAAATCAACTCGTTTTTACTAATCTTAAATACTCTGCTATTTACAATAATGAAATTGTCCGTTGGTGTAACCGGGCAGGTATTCACAAGCATATTACCTTCCATAGTGCGAGACATACTAATGCAGTACTGCTCTTAGAGAATGGAGCGGATATTTACACGGTTTCCAAGCGTTTAGGACATCGTGAGATTAGAACGACTCAAGTCTATGCCAAGATCATTGATAGTAAAATGAAAGAGGCCTCTGAGCTTATTCCTGAGCTTAAGTTTGGGTTTTAAACTGAGGGGTTGATTA contains the following coding sequences:
- a CDS encoding type I restriction-modification system subunit M; its protein translation is MTREQERDELHRAIWQIANDLRGSVDGWDFKSYVLGILFYRFISENLTTHINKAEWETGNTDFDFAKLSDENAEFGRTDTVSEKGFFILPSELFQNVQKNAENNPNLNVDLHRIFKDIESSANGTESEDDLKGLFDDVDVNSNKLGGTVEQRNTRLAKILNAIAGLKLGDYQDNNIDAFGDAYEYLMTMYASNAGKSGGEFFTPQEVSELLAEITVVGKTEVNKVYDPACGSGSLLLKFAKVLGKDNVRQGFYGQETNITTYNLCRINMFLHDINFEKFNIAHGDTLMDPMHWDDEPFDAIVSNPPYSIKWDGDANPLLINDPRFAPAGVLAPKSKADLAFTMHMLSWLATSGTAAIVEFPGVLYRGGAEQKIRKYLIDNNYVDTVIQLPPDLFFGTTIATCIIVLKKSKKDNATLFIDASAEFVRGGNKNKLSDDNRKKILNTFISRESVDHFARLVQNSEIAENDYNIAVSSYVEQEDTTEKINIVELNQRIKDIVIKQQELRMAIDAIVNDLENK
- a CDS encoding virulence RhuM family protein, whose product is MNKELQFLIYNTPQFNTKINVVVKDETIWLTQKAMAELFDVKVPAISKHLKNIFEEGELDEELVISKMETTTPHGAIAEKTQTKETNFYNLDAIISVGYRVNSSKATQFRIWATNTLKEFITKGFVIDDERLKQGKTAFGKDYFRELLDRVRSIRASERRVYQQITDIFAECSIDYNPQSEITKNFYAMVQNKFHFAITGHTAAEIIYKKADAQKENMGLITWKNAPDGRILKLDTSVAKNYLEEKEIKQLERTVTSYFDYIENLIERENTFTMESLANSVDKFLNFNEFKVLEGKETKSHKQAIAKAEKEYDWFNKTQKIVSDFDKEIKKLTQKGKNNE
- a CDS encoding restriction endonuclease subunit S, with translation MSKIENLIAQYCPDGVEYKKLGEICQNISTGKLNANAMVENGRYPFFTCDSKPYKIDEYKFDTEAILVSGNGSQVGHVNYYKGRFNAYQRTYVLSEFLEVNIWYIYFYFKQYLREYIFIHSKKGSIPYITLPMLKNFRIPIPPLPLQKEIVRILDKFTELEAELEAELEARTHQYDYYRNQMLSFEGKNVEWKALGNIGELVRGNGLPKTDFTESGVPAIHYGQIYTYYGIFTSKTISFVSTETAKKLRKVNCGDVVITNTSENLEDVGKAVVYLGDKQAVTGGHATIFKPSKDIIGKFFAYFTQTAHFSKQKRVYAKGTKVIDVSAKDMAKILIPIPPIEEQERIVSILDKFDALVNDISTGLPAEIQARRQQYEYYREKLLTFEPIAVAQ
- a CDS encoding type I restriction endonuclease subunit R; the protein is MATNYNLISENSESTVVSEYTTEYKRDVKYQSEAELEKAFIELLQKQAYEFLPITSNQQLVDNLRAQLEKLNEYQFTEKEWKQFFEGKLSNPNSNIEDKTRLIQEDYIQALECEDGSLRNIYLIDKKNIHNNLLQVINQYETAEGKRANRYDVTVLVNGLPMVHIELKKRGVSLQEAFNQINRYERESFWADSGLFQFVQLFVISNGTLTKYYSNTTRYTHLKEKERQGSKKSKTSNSYEFTSWWADGSNNPILDLMDFGKTFFAKHSILNIITKYCVFTSDKLLLVMRPYQIVATERILLKINVSNNYKKYGTIDAGGYIWHTTGSGKTLTSFKTAQLASKLPFIEKVIFVVDRKDLDYQTMKEYDKFERGAANSNTNTAVLKKQLDDPNARIIITTIQKLSILIKKQKNHRIYGKPVVFIFDECHRSQFGDMHESITNAFKKYFLFGFTGTPIFAKNSNSGGKPHLKTTVQAFGCYGHGNPINCPETSHQSAIHTYTIVDAISDKNVLPFRVDYIRTIKEKEDITDQKVRDIDREKILLSPQYIANNVGYILEHFDQKTMRNSKPYYMTTLANVHEVSSAKDRNKIEEIKEKIRLSGFNSIFAVSSIDAAKLYYEEFKRQQKEVPELRKLKIATIFSFGQNDAEEDGVEDENSESTEGLSASHRDFLDHAIIDYNLEFKTNYDTSSDKFQNYYKDVSLRMKNREIDLLIVVNMFLTGFDATTLNTLWVDKNLRMHGLLQAFSRTNRILNSIKTFGNIVCFRNLEENTNEALALFGNRDAGGIVLLKTFDEYYYGYNDGKKDIKGYEELAQELLERFPIGVHILGEEAQKEFIRLYGALLKLKNILNSFDDFAGKEILSDRDFQDYHSMYIELYNQFRGQSGGDRENVVDDIEFEMELIKQVEINIDYILMLIRKYYESNMKDKEIIVNIQKAIDSSIDLRNKKELIEKFVDSLTPSSNVDEDWQNYVKEQKEAELNKIIAEEGLKEEETKTFVDNSFKNGEIQSAGTSFAGILPPVSRFSPTGDLAKKKETVLEKLKAYFDRFFNIS
- a CDS encoding AAA family ATPase — encoded protein: MEELEKKAWKEALEYAFEQADKNPWDKSQNYRDYAIEHAGKLYPNKIIYNYALDFLSTNYQTIYDNENKNNPGVGKKMNTYLESKGANAITLNQAMDSNVNYWLYQPGENARLWNEFYEKSIIGLGWDDLGDLSLYISKDDIVKELQAIYQTESSKKNDATANWDFCQNMQIGDIVLIKKGKRKLLGYGEVISDYIFDAEREEYASIRNVKWIKKGEWDIDFDLVLKTLTIITDYDSDVLKGQKYYQYLLSIMNGNINRVNSERINLINYKKQIILQGPPGTGKTREAKLIAIEMLNLQDVKDLEGNDQFKLIQFHPSYTYEDFVRGIVSKPNEDGDGIIYEAENKLLADFAQKALDNYFESNKINVVIHEDSSIFEAFIENIKDELAQNEHHKYDITEAVYLFSADETRFKYKGDNWVAHSKGLNMKFSELKKIIDSGATERQDIKKMTDVEELTRQHATYFIKIVEKYYTFKQTFKDSIPFQHRTELKNYVLIIDEINRANLSSVLGELIYALEYRGEAVESMYAVDNDNKLVLPPNLYIIGTMNTADRSVGHIDYAIRRRFAFVDVLPKNLTSELGNRFELAKFAKVASLFVKDYNSEIDYNNDATVIERSEHLTHDFDPKDVWLGHSYFMKQYNKDVNRDEIEENSIDFNLRIKYEIKPILEEYIKDGILKETAREIINSL
- a CDS encoding 5-methylcytosine restriction system specificity protein McrC: MLKISEHFEYYHEKKVHWERFNAVSQKEQYCSGEILEDSIHFQSNKDSLCASISFFRDVESMSVNSCAIKSTYYIGLDRFPKLELNVYIEPKINDVLKVDYIQMLIEALTDSENFDHLEGLTQTKWEEPWIEIETTQQLLLTPFLLAQYLAIVKSMVKKGLKKSYYTVTANLTNRVKGKVLVGQQIKQNILKNRLTKTVCQYQEFGYDTEVNQFLKFVLQKISSLLNDYRSNKEFSNNLHELLVFNQGAFQQISNQSFRELKYKENNPFYRNYNKAIELGNQILKLIDNNISKPTQINKVKYPPFWIDMSKLFELYTFKKLREQFPNEGEVKYHFKVNRQEPDFILNTNCGLKAVVDAKYKPRYKKGNPSMEDARQLAGYTRLNTIYKELGINDDNIIPAYFIYPKDMLIEKVGDESAEINFDNSIDSDVFPFFHTPRKSSTYRQMYLQEIELINV